A single genomic interval of Cucumis sativus cultivar 9930 chromosome 7, Cucumber_9930_V3, whole genome shotgun sequence harbors:
- the LOC101218282 gene encoding F-box/LRR-repeat MAX2 homolog A, with the protein MARTSINDLPDVLVSNILALVSDTRTRNSLSLVCRKFLSLERATRFSLSLRGNARDLYGIPTCFRSVTHLDLSLLSPWGHAFLCSSPDPDLLAHRLRGLFPLVTSLTVYARTPTTLQILARQWPELRHVKLVRWHQRPQSAPGEDLAPIFEHCRSLSTLDLSEFYYWIEDIPPVLVANPLTARSISKLNLMTTSLTDGFKSTDIETITEACPNLSQLLMACTFDPRYFGFVGDETLSAIATNCPRLSLLHLADTSTLASVRGDPSADGFTPEDARISTATLIELFSGLPLLEDLVLDVAKNVRDSGPALEVLNTKCRRLRSLKLGQFHGICMAIDSRLDGIALCQGLESLSITNCADLTNMRLIEVGRGCVRLSKFEVKGCKKITVKGLRTMVSLLKRTLVDVKISCCENLNTKASLRALEPIQDRISRLHVDCVWKDVEECELEYDTASSSNIDPDEVDELTLPSHNADTSSSTDGLLEDGNYGGYTRKRKRSRYSTDADCSLSIQCSGNDLWGKRWDRLEYLSLWIGVGDFLSPLETVGLDDCPVLQEIQIKVEGDCRRRHKPMDTFGLSILGQYPQLAKMKLDCSDTTGYALTCPSGQMDLTLWERFFLNGIGSLGLTELDYWPPQDRSFNQRSLSHPAAGLLAECLTLRKLFIHGTAYEHFMNFLLNIPYLRDVQLRLDYYPAPENDMSTEMRAGSCSRFEAALNSRQIPD; encoded by the coding sequence ATGGCCAGAACTTCCATAAATGACTTGCCGGACGTTCTCGTATCGAACATACTGGCGTTGGTCTCCGATACCCGGACGAGGAACTCTCTGTCTCTTGTATGCCGGAAATTCTTGTCTTTAGAGAGGGCGACGCGCTTTTCACTCTCACTGAGGGGAAACGCCCGAGACCTCTACGGAATTCCGACGTGCTTCAGATCTGTAACCCACTTAGACCTCTCTCTTCTCTCGCCGTGGGGACACGCGTTCCTCTGCTCGTCACCGGATCCTGATCTCCTCGCCCACCGCCTTCGCGGCCTGTTTCCATTAGTCACTTCTCTCACTGTCTATGCGCGAACCCCAACTACCCTTCAGATTCTCGCACGTCAATGGCCAGAGTTACGCCACGTTAAGTTGGTTCGGTGGCATCAACGGCCTCAATCCGCTCCTGGGGAGGACCTCGCCCCCATTTTCGAACATTGTCGATCTCTATCCACACTGGACCTATCGGAATTCTACTACTGGATCGAGGACATTCCTCCCGTTCTCGTGGCCAATCCTCTGACAGCCCGATCAATTTCGAAGCTAAATTTAATGACAACGTCTTTGACTGATGGTTTCAAATCGACGGATATAGAAACCATTACCGAGGCTTGCCCTAACCTCAGCCAGCTTCTCATGGCCTGCACGTTTGATCCCAGGTATTTCGGGTTTGTAGGAGATGAAACTTTGTCCGCTATAGCTACTAACTGTCCAAGACTTAGCCTTCTTCACCTCGCTGATACTTCGACTTTGGCGAGTGTCCGAGGAGACCCTTCCGCCGATGGTTTCACCCCAGAAGACGCAAGGATTAGCACAGCTACTCTGATTGAGCTATTTTCCGGGCTGCCATTGCTTGAGGACTTGGTTCTGGATGTTGCTAAAAATGTCAGGGATAGTGGACCGGCGCTAGAAGTCCTTAATACTAAGTGCCGAAGATTGAGGAGTCTTAAGCTTGGGCAGTTCCACGGAATTTGTATGGCAATCGACTCGCGGCTTGATGGGATTGCCCTTTGTCAAGGGCTTGAATCGCTGTCGATCACGAATTGTGCGGATTTGACAAATATGCGTTTGATAGAAGTTGGTAGGGGGTGTGTGAGGTTATCCAAATTTGAAGTGAAGGGATGCAAGAAAATTACAGTGAAGGGTTTGAGAACAATGGTGAGTTTGCTCAAGAGGACTCTTGTTGACGTAAAAATTTCTTGCTGTGAAAATCTTAATACCAAAGCGTCTTTGCGAGCTCTAGAGCCAATTCAAGATCGGATTAGTCGACTTCATGTTGATTGCGTATGGAAAGATGTAGAAGAATGCGAACTTGAATACGATACTGCAAGTAGTTCGAATATTGACCCCGACGAAGTTGATGAACTTACCCTGCCAAGCCATAATGCCGATACTAGTAGTTCAACGGATGGTCTCCTTGAGGATGGAAACTATGGTGGATAtacaagaaaaaggaagagatcCAGGTACTCCACCGACGCTGATTGTTCCTTGTCCATACAATGCAGTGGTAATGATTTGTGGGGCAAGAGATGGGATCGTTTGGAGTACCTGTCTCTTTGGATTGGAGTTGGTGATTTTCTAAGTCCATTGGAAACAGTTGGTCTAGATGATTGCCCAGTTTTGCAAGAGATTCAGATCAAAGTCGAGGGAGACTGTCGAAGAAGGCACAAACCAATGGATACATTTGGTTTAAGCATCCTTGGGCAATATCCTCAGTTAGCAAAGATGAAGTTGGATTGCAGTGACACAACAGGCTATGCACTGACCTGCCCATCTGGCCAGATGGATCTCACCTTGTGGGAGAGATTCTTTCTGAATGGAATAGGTAGCCTAGGACTTACAGAGCTCGATTATTGGCCACCACAGGACCGGAGTTTCAATCAGAGGAGCCTATCGCATCCAGCCGCAGGGTTGTTAGCAGAATGTCTCACTCTGAGGAAGCTATTTATACACGGAACTGCTTATGAACACTTCATGAATTTTCTCCTTAACATTCCATATCTTCGAGACGTACAACTTAGGTTGGATTACTACCCTGCACCGGAGAATGATATGAGTACAGAGATGAGAGCTGGCTCTTGCAGTCGCTTTGAAGCTGCACTTAACAGCCGCCAAATCCCAGATTGA